The sequence TTCGGTGCGAGCCGGCACCGGAATTGCTTGAGCAGTAGTGGTCGCGATTGTGGTTAAGGCTGCTGTGATGGAAAAAAGTCGAGCGACCCTAAGTACCAGACAAGAACTGTAAGACGTGGTGAAACTCATCGGTTTTTGTTCAAGATTAAGCACAGTGTTTCTAAGATAGCCAAAGCCGTAGCGAAACATGCTCTTGGCTGGGCGCCCATGCTTTTTGAGCTTCAATAGCTTGAGGTGATGGAGCCACTCACCCGTCAGGATTATCCAACACAACGCCAGCGAGAGCAAGGCTAAGCGCTCACCATCGAAAAGCGGTCAAACAAGCGGTGAGTTATGCGGAAATTCAGAAACGGGTTGGATGTCATACGTTTCGCCACAGTTTTGCTACCCATCTGTTACAAAATGGCTACGACATTCGTACCACGCAAGACCTCCTAGGCCACAAAAATGTGAAAATTATGATGTACACCCATGTGCTGAACCGGGGGGAGCGCAGGGTTGTCAGTCCATTAGATGATCAAGGGCTTTGTGCCCACCTACGACGGCAATGGTAGATTTTTCGTCTTTGGGGTTGCACGAGTTTGCTCCTACCTGTTCTTCCATCTGCTGGTTGTCTCTGCCCTCAATACGAATTTTGGGAAACACCACCTCAGCTATGTTGAACTGCGATCGCTACCTATTTGGCAGCGGCCAAACATCGCGGTGGCTTGTCTTACTGTCGTCCAGAATTGATGTCTTGCCATTATCAGTAGCAATGCCTTTAATCGCGACGGCCATTAGTATTTATTTTGGAGCGCTGCTGTATGCGGCTGAACAGCAGTTTTTCGGTGAGAGGTTTATCAGGTAGCGACTCTAAACGCTCTCGGTAACTCTTGCTATAGGTGCTGGCACTGACCTCGGCTACCTTAACTTCCGCATACTCTTCACCCCAGTCGCTGCACTCTTACCACCTGAGCTGCCCCCGCCTTTCTCCCGGTTGGCCCAGGTGAATTGTTCCATATTCAGGTCAGACTCAAGGCCATGGGCCTCAGCTGTGGCCATTTTTACACCGTAGGGTTAGCAAATACCCCGAGTGAGATCGTAGTCTGCTTATTGCCTCGGCCCTCACCAAGACGTTTGGCTGAGAGCCCCGTAAGACTAGCTTGCGTCCTCGCTGTAGTCCTAGCTTGATTCGGTTTAGCACCTAGTTTGCTTGTTCTATAGTCTGGTCAATGAGGTTCATGGAAAAGATGATCTAAATTTTCCACGCAGTTATGGCATTTGGGGTCAAAAAAACTGCCCTAACTGTCGGGAAGTCGCAGCTAGGGCTTAGGGCTGAAAGCCTTAAACCACGGTACGGAGAGGGAGGGATTCGAACCCTCGTTGGGTTTCCCCAAAGCAGTTTTCGAGACTGCCGCATTCAACCACTCTGCCACCTCTCCAAAGGGGCGTTGCTATTCTACCGCTGAATCGGGTCCATAGACGACCCAGAGCCGAAAACCCGTAGAAAACTGTCGGCGAAGCGAGTTTTTGGGGGTGAGCTATCTAGACCTGTGCCCTTTGCAGGGGTACCGCAATCCGGGAAGATGAAGTAGCTCCGTTACGCCCCCGCTCACTCACTGCCATGGTGCCTGGTCTAACCGACGATTCGCTAGCTGAAAAACTCATAGACCTGGCCCTTAAACGGGGAGCCGACGCGGCGGAGGTGCTGCAATCGCGATCGCGATCGCGTCCCGTGTTTTTTGAAGCCAACCGTCTCAAACAGCTTGAAACCTCCGCTGCCCTGGGCACAGCCCTGCGTTTGTGGATTAATGGTCGGCCTGGGCTGGCGGTGGCCTACGGCAATGTTGATCCCGAAGCCATTATTGATAAGGCCCTAGCGATCAGCGCCCTTAACGACCCTGAAAACATCGACTTGGTCGCAGGCAACAGCCGCCATTACCCCGACATGGGCCAAGAGGTGCCGGTGGAGCAGCTGATCGAGTGGGGACAGGCCATGATCGATCGCATACGCAGCGCCTACCCCGAGGTGATCTGCGGTGTGGATGTGGAGTGTGATGTGGAAACCACTCGCATTCTCAACACCAAAGGGCTCGACTGCCACTACAGCGACGCCACCCTGAGCAGCTACCTGTCGGCTGATTGGGTGCGGGGCGATGACTTTTTGAGCGTGAGCGATGGTCAAACCCAACGCGATCGCCTGGAGGTGGATGCCTTAACCGACCAGGTGTTGCAGCGGCTAGCCTGGGCTGAGGAATCCGCCGAGGTTAATACCGGACGCATGCCGGTGATTTTTACCGCCAAAGCCGCCGATATGATCTGGGGCACGCTGCAATCTGCCCTCAGCGGCAAGCGGGTGGTGGAGCGATCGTCCCCCTGGAGCAGCGCCCTGGGCGAGCAGATGACCTCGCCGCGCGTGACCCTGCTGCAAGACCCGGAGGCGGGGCCGTTTAGCTGCCCCTTCGACGATGAG is a genomic window of Nodosilinea sp. FACHB-141 containing:
- a CDS encoding TldD/PmbA family protein, which produces MVPGLTDDSLAEKLIDLALKRGADAAEVLQSRSRSRPVFFEANRLKQLETSAALGTALRLWINGRPGLAVAYGNVDPEAIIDKALAISALNDPENIDLVAGNSRHYPDMGQEVPVEQLIEWGQAMIDRIRSAYPEVICGVDVECDVETTRILNTKGLDCHYSDATLSSYLSADWVRGDDFLSVSDGQTQRDRLEVDALTDQVLQRLAWAEESAEVNTGRMPVIFTAKAADMIWGTLQSALSGKRVVERSSPWSSALGEQMTSPRVTLLQDPEAGPFSCPFDDEGTPTQRLVFIDKGVVTLFYCDRAVGRTLGAGSTGNGFRPGLGSYPTPSLYNTLVEPGTRSLEALIASINNGVLVDQILGGDPGIAGDFSVNIDLGYRIHRGKLIGRVKDTMVAGNVYTALKDNVELGSDGDWNGSCYTPSVLLDGLSVTSG